Proteins co-encoded in one Arachis hypogaea cultivar Tifrunner chromosome 11, arahy.Tifrunner.gnm2.J5K5, whole genome shotgun sequence genomic window:
- the LOC112722256 gene encoding protein NBR1 homolog, which produces MESTQVIKVKYGDTLRRFTAGVTDNHLDLDMAGLRAKILSLFNLTSDANLELKYVDEDGDLVTLVDDDDLHDAMKQRLKFLRIDVHISNDSGAKSCSSFTSSGSDTTLKSSDHEKSSSTARGPRRIIRVRSSKANSQPAESENGKFGTEPMSEALQKLAKSRVTTGNATSANGSQQVDTENASGATPAVKASVTGNPTSSDANQQVEAENASRAVPLVIAHDALNSVPEPLRESVSKLITELLTSSPVIAQAVDSASKTANFSFKKWQAIAAAASSSKNGVPGKSSSPKARDAGSTSGVAASNACQTVESENVAKSVAMVITPDSLKSLPENLCDAVSKFTTDLLSYGPVAANIADSISKMGIPSPYFQAHVSAGANSQNGIPRGSVPSEARGSESVQVDSASTAGQQVGAGNPGIGFVSGVAPVDLNILPSDPGASHTTDMNATPIAPVVPDGDGKKGKKCTDVSSSSKDESMGVSPINAAPSNFPTQIPPNYTPSYYYPFMGVHPESSSQLRRQFSRSMRKSPNSAEASGMFHKGVRCDGCGVYPITGPRFKSKVKENYDLCSICFIKMGNEMDYIKIDRPVYHSPPFSSGAYEHPSCFMRPPMPRPSVMQPPLMGSPASPHAFRPEALFREVTKHVKPNLDSRFVLDVNVIDGTMMAPSTSFTKIWRMRNNGTVVWPKGSQLVWIGGDHLSESHSVYLEVPEEGVPADKELDIAVDFRAPQLPGRYVSYWRMASPSGHKFGQRVWVLIQVDASLKDSFYDSSQGLNLNVPLDVGGSGGPQTIDINVQPLEDDAFLQNLNPIAPTQAVNPMADKQPRQELENRLPVDATFVGPDASSPATSSAAAYCASAPATAAASSDASYPIIDLSETAPTAPSDQQFSAVDTQSTSMGLGGNGSVEETLLKELEEMGFKQVDLNKEILRMNEYNLEQSVDDLCGVSEWDPILEELQEMGFRDNEMNKRLLKKNNGSIKRVVMDLINGGE; this is translated from the exons ATGGAGTCTACTCAAGTGATCAAG GTCAAGTATGGAGATACCCTCCGGCGATTCACTGCTGGCGTCACTGATAATCACCTGGATCTTGACATGGCTGGTTTGAGGGCCAAGATACTTTCTCTTTTCAATTTAACTTCTGATGCAAACTTGGAGCTTAAGTATGTTGACGAAGATGGCGACTTGGTAACACTTGTGGATGATGATGATTTGCATGATGCAATGAAGCAGCGCCTGAAATTCTTGAGAATTGATGTGCATATCAGCAATGACAGTGGTGCTAAGTCATGTTCCAGCTTCACTTCCAGTGGAAGTGACACTACCTTAAAAAGTAGCGATCATGAAAAATCTTCCTCCACAGCAAGAGGTCCAAGGCGGATTATACGAGTGAGATCTTCCAAAGCCAATAGTCAACCTGCTGAGTCTGAAAATGGAAAATTTGGGACAGAGCCGATGTCCGAGGCTCTTCAGAAGTTAGCAAAATCAAGAGTTACGACTGGGAATGCAACTTCTGCCAATGGCAGTCAACAGGTGGATACTGAAAATGCAAGTGGAGCTACACCTGCAGTCAAAGCCTCAGTGACTGGGAACCCAACTTCATCTGATGCCAATCAACAGGTAGAGGCTGAAAATGCATCTAGAGCTGTACCTCTTGTTATAGCTCATGATGCTTTGAATTCTGTCCCAGAGCCCCTGCGGGAATCTGTTTCCAAGTTAATTACTGAGTTGCTTACTTCAAGCCCGGTGATTGCTCAGGCTGTTGATTCAGCTTCCAAAACAGCAAATTTTTCGTTCAAAAAATGGCAGGCTATTGCTGCAGCTGCTTCAAGTTCAAAAAATGGTGTCCCTGGAAAATCTTCCTCTCCCAAGGCAAGAGATGCAGGTTCTACATCTGGGGTTGCAGCTTCCAATGCTTGCCAAACGGTGGAATCTGAAAATGTAGCTAAATCTGTAGCTATGGTTATTACTCCTGATTCTCTGAAGTCTCTGCCAGAGAACCTGTGCGATGCTGTTTCTAAGTTTACAACCGACTTGCTGTCTTATGGACCAGTGGCTGCTAATATTGCAGATTCCATTTCCAAAATGGGAATTCCAAGTCCTTATTTCCAGGCTCATGTTTCAGCTGGTGCAAATTCACAGAATGGCATTCCAAGAGGATCTGTTCCTTCTGAAGCAAGGGGATCAGAGTCTGTCCAGGTGGATTCCGCTTCTACTGCTGGGCAACAGGTGGGAGCTGGAAATCCAGGTATAGGTTTTGTGTCAGGAGTTGCCCCTGTTGATCTCAATATACTTCCCAGTGATCCCGGTGCATCTCACACCACTGATATGAATGCTACACCAATTGCACCAGTAGTCCCTGATGGTGATGGCAAGAAGGGTAAAAAGTGTACTGATGTTAGTTCAAGTAGCAAGGATGAAAGTATGGGGGTATCTCCAATTAATGCTGCTCCTAGTAACTTCCCAACCCAGATACCTCCAAATTATACTCCTTCCTATTATTATCCGTTTATGGGAGTGCATCCTGAATCATCATCCCAACTCAGAAGGCAATTTTCTCGCTCAATGAGAAAGAGCCCAAATTCCGCCGAGGCTAGTGGCATGTTCCACAAGGGAGTTCGCTGTGATGGTTGTGGTGTCTATCCCATTACTGGACCTCGCTTTAAATCCAAAGT GAAAGAAAATTATGATCTGTGCAGCATCTGCTTCATTAAAATGGGCAATGAGATGGATTATATCAAAATAGACCGTCCTGTGTATCATTCCCCACCATTCTCCTCGGGTGCATATGAACAT CCATCTTGTTTCATGAGGCCACCAATGCCGAGACCTTCAGTGATGCAACCACCTCTGATGGGTTCCCCAGCATCGCCACATGCTTTTAGACCAGAGGCTTTGTTCAGGGAGGTCACCAAACATGTAAAGCCAAACCTGGATAGTCGATTTGTTTTGGACGTCAATGTGATAGATGGTACAATGATGGCTCCATCTACTTCATTTACAAAAATCTGGCGGATGCGCAACAATGGCACTGTAGTGTGGCCCAAGGGGTCTCAACTAGTTTGGATTGGAGGGGATCACTTATCTGAGTCTCATTCAGTTTACTTAGAG GTTCCTGAGGAAGGTGTTCCTGCTGACAAGGAGCTTGACATTGCAGTTGACTTTAGAGCACCTCAGCTACCTGGTCGTTACGTTTCATACTGGAGGATGGCATCTCCATCTGGACACAAATTTGGCCAGCGTGTTTGGGTGCTCATTCAG GTTGATGCTTCCCTCAAGGATTCTTTTTATGATAGCTCTCAAGGTCTGAACTTGAATGTTCCTCTTGATGTTGGTGGTTCTGGAGGGCCCCAAACTATAGATATTAATGTTCAACCTCTTGAGGATGATGCATTTCTTCAAAACCTGAATCCTATTGCTCCCACCCAAGCTGTGAATCCAATGGCTGATAAACAACCAAGGCAGGAACTGGAAAATAGACTCCCTGTTGATGCTACATTTGTTGGCCCCGATGCATCCTCTCCTGCAACTTCTTCAGCTGCTGCTTATTGTGCCTCAGCCCCTGCAACTGCTGCAGCATCTTCAGATGCTTCCTATCCCATTATTGATTTATCTGAAACAGCCCCAACTGCACCGTCTGATCAGCAATTCTCTGCTGTCGATACACAGTCAACATCCATGGGATTGGGAGGAAATGGTTCTGTTGAAGAGACCCTCCTTAAAGAACTGGAGGAGATGGGTTTCAAGCAGGTTGACTTGAATAAAGAGATCTTGAGGATGAACGAGTACAATCTGGAGCAGTCTGTGGATGATCTCTGTGGTGTTTCTGAGTGGGACCCTATCCTTGAGGAGCTGCAAGAGATG GGTTTCCGTGACAACGAGATGAACAAGAGGCTGCTCAAGAAGAATAATGGAAGCATCAAACGCGTTGTTATGGATTTAATCAATGGAGGAGAATAG